One region of Mobula birostris isolate sMobBir1 chromosome 24, sMobBir1.hap1, whole genome shotgun sequence genomic DNA includes:
- the LOC140187131 gene encoding BAR/IMD domain-containing adapter protein 2-like isoform X5, with protein sequence MSRTEDMHRMTEGVYKTIMDQFNPSLRNFIAMGKSYEKALSRDVLFQMAEVHRQIQIQLEEMLKVFHNELLMQLEQKVELDAKYLSATLKRYQAEHKAKLESLEKCQAELKKLRRKSQASRNPQKYGDKEMQYAETISKKQVDLDSFVGSGYKTALSEERRRYSFLVERQCTVAKNNMVYHSRGKDMVTQKLPGWQQACSDPSKIPDHAISLVQQMSSGNGGTLASDPAAAAKSGMIISDPIPGAKPLPVPPELAPFVGSNMGHNSRMTGQDVSVVPNGDLSNSHQVGYQHPAQLKPPSPPQLPKQQVEVYSNTLPTRKAMPLKATPLLAENRTLPRSSSMAAGLEKNGRTKVQAIFSHQAAGNSTLLSFSEGDVITLLVPEAKDGWHYGENEKTRMRGWFPFSYTRIMQGGMNDILHNLNHAKSSSTGNLLQKEDLSIPPPDYNSSLRMTSHPTSSTNAFKPRPYSVALPGFSQGMDFGQSGLSLKEAVANIKLRPTKTNDRSLPAVK encoded by the exons GAGATGTTTTGTTCCAGATGGCAGAGGTCCACAGGCAAATTCAGATACAGCTTGAAGAAATG TTGAAAGTGTTCCACAATGAGCTGCTGATGCAACTGGAGCAGAAGGTTGAGTTAGATGCCAAGTACTTAAGT GCCACTTTGAAGAGGTACCAGGCTGAACATAAAGCCAAATTGGAGTCTCTGGAAAAATGCCAGGCAGAGCTGAAGAAACTTAGAAGAAAGAGTCAGGCGAGCAGAAATCCTCAGAAGTATGGAGACAAGGAAATGCAG TATGCAGAGACGATAAGCAAAAAGCAAGTGGATCTGGACAGCTTTGTTGGAAGTGGATACAAAACGGCATTGAGTGAGGAACGTAGGCGGTATTCCTTTTTGGTGGAAAGGCAGTGTACGGTTGCCAAGAATAATATGGTGTACCATAGCAGG GGCAAGGACATGGTAACACAAAAGCTTCCTGGTTGGCAACAGGCTTGTAGCGACCCATCCAAAATTCCTGATCACGCAATATCATTGGTGCAGCAGATGTCCTCTGGCAACGGAGGAACACTTGCCTCTGACCCTGCTGCCGCTGCCAAATCGGGGATGATCATCTCCGATCCCATTCCTGGTGCTAAACCTCTACCTGTACCACCAGAGCTTGCACCCTTTGTTGGAAGCAATATGGGTCACAATTCT CGCATGACAGGCCAGGACGTTTCTGTAGTGCCTAATGGTGACCTATCCAACTCGCATCAAGTGGGCTACCAGCATCCTGCTCAACTGAAGCCACCGTCACCACCCCAACTTCCCAAGCAGCAGGTTGAGGTCTACTCCAACACATTGCCGACACGAAAAGCAATGCCCTTGAAAGCCACCCCTTTGTTAG CCGAGAACAGGACTTTGCCCCGGTCAAGTTCAATGGCTGCTGGGTTGGAAAAGAATGGAAGGACCAAAGTGCAAGCTATTTTTTCACATCAGGCAGCAGGCAACAGTACGCTGCTAAGCTTTAGTGAAGGCGACGTCATCACATTATTGGTTCCTGAGGCCAAGGATGGCTGGCATTATGGTGAAAATGAAAAGACACGAAT GCGTGGATGGTTTCCCTTCTCTTATACCCGTATAATGCAAGGTGGAATGAACGACATTTTACATAA TTTGAACCATGCAAAAAGCAGCAGCACAGGGAACCTTCTACAGAAAGAAgatctctccatccctccacctgaCTACAACTCTTCTTTAAGGATGACTTCTCATCCTACATCCAGTACAAATGCTTTTAAACCCAGGCCCTACAGCGTGGCACTGCCAGGTTTCTCACAG GGTATGGATTTTGGTCAGTCAGGACTATCATTGAA AGAAGCTGTTGCAAACATCAAGTTAAGGCCAACCAAAACCAATGACAGATCACTTCCTGCAGTGAAGTGA